The following are encoded together in the Gammaproteobacteria bacterium genome:
- a CDS encoding V-type ATP synthase subunit A codes for MTARAEVFWINGAVLKARPEGHFQMKEAVLVGEDRLTAEVIRLDADSITVQVFEDTTSLKPGVLIEGSGLPLAVDLGPGMVGRMFDGIQRPLETIASRQGDFVHAGVDIPNLDREQAWPFQPEVAEGDEVCSGQQLGVVQETPSLANRILAPRDVAGGRVTWIAPAGEYRLEQPIARILSEQGEREVAMLRRWPIRIPRPVKQRLTPEQPLLTGQRVIDTLYTISKGGAGAMPGGFGTGKTVLQQTLAKWCDADIIIYIGCGERGNEMASVLEEFPQLEDPRTGRRLMERTVLIANTSNMPVAAREASIYTGITIGEYYRDQGYDVALFADSISRWAEALREISGRLEELPAEEGYPAYLPSRLAEFFERAGRVTTLAGKESSLTVMGTVSPPGGDFSEPVTAHSRRYVKSFMALDRTRAQARFYPAIHPLLSYSEYVENSARWWQQRGGGVRWAEQRAQMLELIQEQARLEKMVKIVGRDALPAGQRLILVNAEVMVEALLRQSAFSETDRYCSPDKQIAMLTTVDDFIARAEQAVKDGIDPDTLLALPVTRRIRRMGEDIPNEKLELFDELAHDLDTAFAALAPATQAASE; via the coding sequence ATGACGGCTCGGGCCGAAGTATTCTGGATCAACGGCGCGGTGCTGAAGGCGCGCCCCGAGGGCCATTTTCAAATGAAAGAAGCGGTGCTCGTGGGGGAAGATCGGCTCACGGCGGAGGTGATCCGACTCGATGCCGATTCCATCACCGTTCAGGTGTTCGAGGATACGACGAGCTTGAAACCGGGAGTCTTGATCGAAGGGAGTGGGTTGCCGCTGGCAGTAGATCTGGGCCCCGGCATGGTCGGACGCATGTTCGACGGGATTCAGCGACCGCTGGAAACGATCGCCAGCAGACAGGGCGACTTTGTCCACGCGGGTGTCGACATTCCCAATCTGGATCGGGAACAGGCGTGGCCGTTCCAACCGGAAGTTGCGGAGGGTGATGAAGTTTGCAGCGGACAGCAGCTGGGCGTAGTGCAGGAAACACCGAGCCTGGCTAACCGCATCCTCGCGCCGAGAGACGTGGCCGGCGGTCGCGTAACCTGGATTGCGCCCGCAGGAGAGTACCGTCTCGAGCAGCCAATCGCCCGTATTCTCTCCGAACAGGGGGAACGCGAAGTGGCGATGCTCAGGCGATGGCCGATCCGGATACCGCGGCCGGTCAAGCAGCGGTTGACGCCGGAACAGCCGCTATTGACCGGCCAGCGAGTGATCGACACCCTTTACACAATCAGCAAGGGTGGTGCGGGTGCGATGCCCGGCGGGTTCGGCACCGGCAAGACCGTACTGCAGCAGACGCTGGCCAAGTGGTGCGACGCCGACATCATTATCTACATTGGCTGCGGCGAGCGCGGCAACGAAATGGCCAGCGTGCTGGAGGAGTTTCCACAACTGGAGGATCCGCGCACGGGCCGGCGATTGATGGAGCGCACAGTGCTGATCGCCAATACATCGAATATGCCGGTGGCGGCACGGGAAGCTTCGATTTACACCGGTATCACCATTGGCGAATACTATCGCGATCAGGGCTACGATGTGGCGCTGTTCGCCGATTCGATTTCACGCTGGGCCGAGGCGCTACGCGAGATCTCGGGGCGGCTGGAGGAGCTGCCCGCCGAAGAGGGTTATCCCGCCTATCTCCCCAGCCGGCTGGCTGAATTCTTTGAACGCGCCGGTCGTGTCACGACACTGGCGGGCAAGGAATCCTCTTTAACGGTCATGGGTACGGTATCGCCGCCGGGCGGCGATTTCTCGGAACCGGTGACGGCCCATTCGCGGCGTTATGTCAAAAGCTTTATGGCGCTCGATCGAACCCGCGCGCAGGCTCGCTTCTATCCAGCGATCCACCCGTTGTTGAGCTACTCCGAGTATGTGGAAAATTCGGCGCGTTGGTGGCAACAGCGGGGCGGCGGCGTGCGGTGGGCGGAGCAGCGTGCGCAAATGCTCGAACTGATCCAGGAGCAGGCGCGACTGGAAAAGATGGTCAAGATTGTCGGGCGTGATGCATTACCCGCGGGCCAACGGCTGATTTTGGTGAACGCCGAAGTCATGGTGGAAGCCCTCCTGCGTCAGTCTGCATTTTCCGAGACCGATCGATACTGTTCACCAGACAAGCAAATCGCCATGCTCACAACGGTTGACGATTTTATTGCACGCGCCGAACAGGCGGTAAAAGACGGCATCGACCCGGATACCCTGTTGGCACTGCCCGTCACTCGACGGATTCGACGCATGGGGGAAGACATCCCCAACGAAAAACTCGAACTCTTCGACGAACTAGCCCACGACCTGGATACCGCGTTCGCGGCATTGGCGCCGGCCACACAGGCGGCAAGCGAATGA
- a CDS encoding ATP synthase subunit C — translation MLQNKIRFLLSATAIMALIATVAYLSLLLFPPVALAADAETVVDPGVLRWGYMAAALATGLSALAAGIAVGGVGAAAIGAIAEKPDLFGRTLVFVGLAEGIAIYGLIISIMILNRLG, via the coding sequence ATGCTACAAAATAAAATAAGATTCTTATTGAGCGCGACCGCGATCATGGCGTTGATCGCCACAGTCGCGTATCTGTCGCTGTTGTTGTTCCCACCAGTCGCCCTGGCTGCCGACGCCGAAACTGTGGTGGATCCCGGCGTTTTACGTTGGGGGTATATGGCGGCCGCCCTGGCCACGGGTCTTTCCGCCCTGGCCGCCGGCATCGCGGTCGGCGGCGTGGGTGCCGCCGCGATCGGCGCCATCGCGGAAAAACCGGACTTGTTTGGACGGACCCTGGTATTTGTCGGCCTCGCCGAAGGGATCGCGATTTATGGCCTGATCATCTCCATCATGATCCTTAATCGATTAGGATGA